One stretch of Planococcus sp. PAMC 21323 DNA includes these proteins:
- a CDS encoding DegV family protein: MSKIHIVTDSTADLKPDIIEKYDLHVVPLSVQVGGKTYLDRVDLEPESFLELMKNTKEMPKSSQPAPGVFKELYDKLGENGDQILSIHMTGGMSGTVESARTAAQLSDSDVTVIDSRYISHALTFQVFEAAKMAKEGKSMDEIVTRVEQIRLNTRLFVVVDTLDNLVKGGRIGKGRALLGSLMKIKPIASLDNGEYTPVAKVRSHKQVVDYLMKDFLDRTAGKQVKGVGIAHANGLAMAGPLREKIKETGFTDIQFDFTTPIISTHTGIGAIGFMYYTD, encoded by the coding sequence ATGTCAAAGATTCATATCGTTACGGATTCGACCGCTGATTTAAAGCCGGATATCATCGAAAAATATGATTTGCACGTGGTTCCATTAAGTGTACAAGTCGGTGGAAAAACGTATTTGGATCGAGTAGACCTTGAACCCGAGTCTTTTTTAGAGTTAATGAAAAATACAAAAGAAATGCCAAAAAGTTCACAACCAGCTCCAGGTGTTTTTAAAGAATTGTACGATAAATTAGGCGAAAATGGCGATCAAATTTTGTCTATTCACATGACTGGTGGAATGAGTGGAACTGTGGAATCTGCAAGAACCGCAGCTCAACTTTCAGATTCAGATGTTACGGTTATTGATTCTCGTTATATTTCACACGCATTAACTTTCCAAGTATTTGAGGCAGCTAAAATGGCTAAAGAAGGCAAGTCGATGGATGAAATTGTCACACGAGTAGAACAGATTCGCTTGAATACAAGATTATTTGTTGTAGTGGATACGCTAGATAATCTTGTGAAGGGCGGGCGAATCGGAAAAGGTCGCGCATTATTAGGATCATTGATGAAAATTAAACCAATTGCTTCTTTAGATAATGGAGAGTATACACCCGTTGCTAAAGTTAGAAGTCATAAGCAAGTGGTTGATTATTTAATGAAAGATTTTCTCGATCGGACGGCCGGTAAGCAAGTAAAAGGTGTGGGTATTGCCCATGCCAATGGACTTGCAATGGCAGGTCCATTGCGTGAAAAAATTAAAGAAACCGGTTTTACCGACATTCAATTTGACTTTACTACGCCAATCATATCCACTCACACAGGAATTGGTGCAATAGGATTCATGTATTATACCGATTAA
- a CDS encoding GDSL-type esterase/lipase family protein, with product MKRILLIVILSMGIVAGCSPTFIFGNKSAEPRSEPLIGSYTVPPNFKPQAVIITALGDSLSQGVGDEAELGGYTGRLAAELQTWQGIEGVAVENTAKRGRRSDQLLAMFQQGKLTGPITEADYLTMTIGGNDIMRIVKRDLFSLNIEAFNDELIFYESRFDTILTSIRDINPTVPIIMMGIYNPFSLVTDEVEEFDQIIESYNQVMEKRIEEDPQACFVPVSDLFVGNKNLVYHSDFFHPNSKGYDLMTERIVKRMEECGLSYEE from the coding sequence TTGAAACGCATCCTGTTAATTGTCATTTTGTCCATGGGTATAGTAGCGGGGTGCAGTCCAACGTTTATCTTTGGCAATAAAAGTGCAGAACCGAGAAGTGAACCATTAATTGGATCTTATACGGTTCCACCAAACTTTAAACCGCAGGCCGTAATTATCACAGCTTTAGGTGATTCATTATCCCAAGGCGTTGGAGATGAGGCTGAATTAGGCGGCTACACAGGTAGGTTAGCAGCTGAACTTCAGACTTGGCAAGGCATCGAAGGTGTCGCTGTTGAAAACACTGCTAAGAGAGGCCGCCGAAGCGATCAGTTACTTGCAATGTTTCAGCAAGGAAAACTGACAGGTCCTATTACAGAAGCAGATTACTTAACAATGACAATTGGTGGAAATGATATTATGCGAATTGTAAAACGCGATTTGTTTTCACTAAACATAGAAGCTTTTAACGATGAGTTGATTTTTTATGAAAGTCGCTTTGATACAATTTTAACCTCGATACGTGACATCAATCCGACAGTACCTATTATTATGATGGGGATTTATAATCCTTTTTCACTCGTCACAGATGAAGTAGAGGAATTTGATCAAATTATTGAGTCGTATAATCAAGTTATGGAAAAAAGAATAGAAGAAGATCCTCAAGCCTGTTTTGTGCCTGTGAGTGATTTGTTTGTAGGCAACAAAAATTTGGTTTACCATTCCGATTTTTTTCATCCCAATAGCAAAGGCTATGACTTGATGACTGAGCGCATAGTTAAAAGGATGGAAGAATGTGGATTGAGTTATGAAGAATAG
- a CDS encoding YpjP family protein: MKNWWQKSLVIAVAVLTLGAISPNHLIWESLLDEKGQPKSHAAESDNKQYIYDWVDPSEFYDTGDSFIHSVYQSAEEQAYLKFGSRIGPVIEDEFRTMILPNIQRAIDVHLANLDTGKLRKLSISEKPSGDHAEKIFHVYNTETNKDEIRFHVRTENKPQIGYSFNFHYHLADDDFQKHITLGDIYWSKNTPPKWLS, encoded by the coding sequence ATGAAAAATTGGTGGCAAAAGTCGCTAGTGATTGCAGTTGCCGTTTTGACATTGGGCGCAATCTCTCCGAATCATTTAATCTGGGAGTCGCTTTTGGACGAAAAAGGTCAACCGAAATCACATGCAGCGGAAAGTGACAACAAACAATATATCTATGATTGGGTCGATCCAAGTGAGTTCTACGATACGGGAGACTCCTTTATTCATTCTGTTTACCAGTCGGCGGAAGAGCAGGCTTACTTGAAATTCGGATCACGAATTGGTCCTGTTATTGAAGATGAATTCCGAACAATGATATTACCGAATATCCAACGAGCCATTGATGTTCATTTAGCAAATCTGGATACTGGTAAACTAAGAAAACTATCGATTTCTGAAAAACCATCTGGCGATCATGCAGAAAAAATCTTCCATGTATACAATACGGAAACCAACAAAGACGAAATCCGTTTTCACGTCAGAACAGAAAATAAACCGCAGATAGGCTATTCTTTTAATTTTCACTACCACCTAGCTGATGATGATTTCCAAAAGCATATTACGCTAGGAGATATATATTGGTCCAAAAACACACCGCCAAAATGGCTTTCTTAA
- a CDS encoding glutaredoxin family protein — MSNQVTVFSTDTCPYCTMMKSFLEQNDVSYTEVNVQHDQAAANRLVQATGQMGVPQTNINGEWVLGFDPSRVTELLKA; from the coding sequence ATGTCTAACCAAGTTACCGTATTTTCAACGGATACGTGCCCTTACTGCACAATGATGAAAAGTTTTTTAGAACAGAATGATGTTTCCTATACAGAAGTAAATGTTCAGCATGACCAAGCGGCAGCTAATCGCCTCGTGCAAGCTACTGGACAGATGGGAGTACCACAAACTAATATAAATGGTGAGTGGGTTCTCGGGTTTGATCCTTCTCGTGTCACAGAGCTATTAAAAGCATAA
- a CDS encoding rhodanese-like domain-containing protein: MSKRLVFMLAIASAILLVACGQEAEYETIQIEEVAEKQDAGYIVLDVREPSEFDQGHIPGAQNKPLTSIQTGDFDGLQKDIKYVVICQSGNRSQQASDLMLKEGYEFVNVAQGMSSWEAAIEK; this comes from the coding sequence ATGTCAAAGCGACTGGTATTTATGCTGGCAATTGCTAGCGCAATATTGTTAGTGGCGTGTGGTCAAGAGGCGGAGTACGAAACCATCCAAATCGAAGAAGTGGCTGAAAAGCAAGATGCTGGCTATATCGTATTGGATGTACGCGAGCCGTCTGAGTTTGATCAGGGGCATATACCAGGAGCGCAAAACAAACCGCTCACATCAATACAAACAGGCGATTTTGACGGTCTTCAAAAAGATATAAAATATGTAGTGATTTGTCAGTCAGGCAACCGTTCCCAACAGGCGAGCGACTTAATGCTTAAAGAAGGATACGAGTTTGTAAATGTGGCTCAAGGGATGTCTTCATGGGAAGCAGCTATAGAAAAATAA
- a CDS encoding dihydrofolate reductase, with amino-acid sequence MISLMVAHDPNRVIGKNNELPWHIPADLAYFKQHTIGKGIVMGRNTYESIGRPLPKRRNIVVTRNDLYEADGVDVVHNLTDAIRLAKEAHEEVMVIGGEQIFESVLPDADRLYITLIHQEFDGDTYFPEYGREWKLVSESEQHVSNEIAFSYLVYEKRKKKNAHV; translated from the coding sequence ATGATTTCATTGATGGTAGCGCATGATCCTAATCGGGTCATCGGTAAAAATAACGAATTGCCTTGGCATATCCCTGCCGATTTGGCTTATTTTAAACAACATACAATTGGAAAAGGCATTGTGATGGGACGTAATACGTATGAATCTATAGGACGGCCACTGCCAAAACGTCGCAATATCGTTGTAACCCGCAACGATCTTTACGAGGCAGATGGGGTAGATGTGGTTCATAATTTAACTGATGCAATTCGGTTAGCAAAAGAAGCGCATGAAGAAGTTATGGTTATTGGCGGAGAACAAATTTTTGAATCCGTTTTACCTGATGCTGATCGCTTGTATATCACATTAATACACCAAGAGTTTGATGGAGATACTTATTTCCCTGAATATGGTCGTGAATGGAAGCTAGTTTCAGAGTCAGAACAGCACGTGTCAAATGAAATAGCATTTTCCTATTTAGTATACGAAAAGCGTAAAAAGAAAAATGCCCATGTTTAA
- a CDS encoding rhodanese-like domain-containing protein — MKSISTQELETLLKQGKKVNLIDVREASEVSSGKIPGAVNVPLSLLEFKMNELDKKEEYYVNCQAGGRSSSACKFLDNQGYNVTNVEGGIMAWEGDVE, encoded by the coding sequence ATGAAATCGATTTCTACACAAGAACTAGAGACATTATTAAAACAAGGAAAGAAAGTAAATCTGATTGATGTGCGTGAGGCATCAGAAGTGTCTTCTGGAAAAATTCCCGGTGCAGTAAATGTCCCTTTAAGTTTATTGGAATTCAAGATGAATGAATTAGATAAAAAGGAAGAATACTATGTAAACTGCCAAGCTGGTGGACGTAGTAGCTCTGCATGTAAATTTTTAGACAATCAAGGTTACAATGTAACGAATGTTGAAGGCGGTATAATGGCTTGGGAAGGCGACGTCGAGTAA
- a CDS encoding thymidylate synthase, with the protein MRQYLELCEHILHNGATKEDRTGTGTLSVFGHQMRFDLTQGFPLMTTKKTAFRLIVSELLWFIKGDTNVRTLLQDNNHIWDEWAFAQWIESDEYTGPDMSDFGRRAQKDLEFAEVYKNQMLIFQKQVLENQNFAEKFGDLGPVYGKQWRSWATTEGGTIDQLKNVIESIKLNPDSRRHLVTAWNPEFIDDMALPPCHIIFQFYVADGKLSCQLYQRSADVFLGMPFNIASYALLTHLVARECGLEVGDFVYTTGDTHLYVNHLDQINEQMTREPKPLPTLHINEEVESIFDLTLADITIEGYDPYPRIKAPVAV; encoded by the coding sequence ATGAGACAATATTTAGAGTTATGCGAACATATTTTACATAATGGTGCAACAAAAGAAGACCGAACAGGTACTGGGACCTTAAGTGTTTTTGGCCATCAAATGCGATTTGATTTAACACAGGGCTTTCCTTTAATGACAACTAAAAAAACAGCATTTCGCTTGATTGTATCGGAACTTCTTTGGTTTATTAAGGGCGATACAAACGTGCGAACTTTACTACAAGATAATAATCATATCTGGGACGAGTGGGCATTTGCACAGTGGATAGAAAGCGATGAGTACACGGGTCCGGATATGAGCGATTTTGGCCGTCGTGCTCAGAAAGACCTTGAGTTTGCAGAAGTATACAAGAACCAAATGCTGATTTTCCAAAAGCAAGTTCTTGAAAACCAAAATTTCGCAGAAAAATTTGGTGACTTGGGACCTGTTTACGGAAAACAATGGCGCTCGTGGGCGACAACCGAAGGCGGAACGATCGATCAATTAAAGAATGTCATCGAATCTATTAAACTTAACCCAGATTCAAGACGACACCTTGTGACGGCGTGGAACCCAGAATTTATCGATGACATGGCATTGCCGCCGTGCCACATCATATTTCAGTTTTATGTGGCAGATGGAAAACTTTCGTGTCAATTGTATCAACGAAGTGCGGATGTCTTTTTAGGCATGCCGTTTAATATTGCGTCTTATGCATTGTTAACACATCTCGTTGCACGAGAATGTGGATTAGAGGTAGGGGACTTTGTTTATACAACTGGTGATACGCATTTATATGTTAATCATTTAGATCAGATAAATGAGCAAATGACACGAGAACCTAAACCATTACCGACACTACACATTAATGAAGAAGTTGAATCCATTTTCGACTTAACGCTTGCAGATATTACAATCGAGGGCTATGATCCGTATCCGCGTATAAAAGCACCAGTTGCAGTGTAA
- a CDS encoding lysophospholipid acyltransferase family protein, whose translation MFNSIRTFSFLFGYLPFSAVSLKKFMKQKEQLTLEEYDQLIHTEPQKWAAGIMKRTKSDVSIEGIEKLPAGPVLFVSNHEGNFDIPTLLSTIPKPFGFISKKEVKKFPIIPMYMEEMNCVFLDRTDRRSALKSITDTVEKLQEGHSILIFPEGTRSKGEGLGEFKAGFLRIAKDANVPIIPVAIYGTADIMEKNNNKVMPATVKVQLLDAIPIETINELKPKEAITMIHSKIAETIVALSKQKIE comes from the coding sequence ATGTTTAATTCAATACGTACATTTTCATTTCTATTTGGCTATTTGCCATTTAGTGCGGTGAGTTTAAAAAAGTTTATGAAACAAAAAGAACAGTTAACTTTAGAGGAATATGATCAATTAATTCATACAGAACCTCAAAAGTGGGCAGCTGGTATCATGAAGCGTACAAAAAGTGATGTATCAATCGAGGGTATAGAAAAACTACCTGCAGGTCCGGTGTTGTTTGTTAGCAATCACGAGGGAAATTTTGATATTCCGACTTTGCTTTCAACAATTCCAAAACCGTTTGGCTTTATTTCAAAAAAAGAAGTAAAGAAATTTCCTATCATTCCGATGTATATGGAAGAAATGAACTGTGTGTTTTTAGACCGGACCGATCGCCGCAGTGCATTAAAATCGATTACTGATACAGTAGAAAAATTACAAGAAGGTCATTCAATTTTAATATTCCCTGAAGGAACAAGAAGTAAAGGGGAAGGTTTGGGTGAATTCAAAGCAGGATTTTTACGTATTGCAAAAGATGCGAATGTTCCAATCATCCCTGTCGCGATTTATGGAACTGCAGATATAATGGAAAAAAACAACAACAAAGTAATGCCTGCGACAGTAAAAGTTCAGCTTTTGGATGCAATTCCAATTGAAACTATCAACGAGTTAAAGCCAAAAGAAGCAATTACAATGATTCATTCAAAAATTGCTGAAACAATTGTTGCGTTATCTAAACAAAAAATAGAGTGA